In the Leptotrichia sp. oral taxon 212 genome, one interval contains:
- a CDS encoding ABC transporter ATP-binding protein, which translates to MIEFINVGMTYPCGNVGLKNINLTINESEITVFIGPSGSGKTTLLKMINRLEDNTTGEVKINGKNVKEYNIHKMRWDIGYALQQVALFPHMNVEENIAIVPELKKWKKEKINARIDELLNMVGLEPEKYRKRKPSELSGGEAQRVGIARALAADPKIILMDEPFSALDPITRASLQKDVKKLQKQIHKTIVFVTHDIEEAFLLGDKICIIQDGELIQSGTKQEIISNPKNDFVKKFIAIKKKEGEAHE; encoded by the coding sequence ATGATAGAATTTATTAATGTCGGAATGACTTATCCATGTGGAAATGTAGGATTAAAAAATATAAACTTAACTATAAATGAATCTGAAATAACAGTTTTCATTGGACCGTCCGGTAGTGGAAAAACTACTCTTCTGAAAATGATAAACCGTCTGGAGGACAATACGACCGGCGAAGTAAAAATTAACGGGAAAAATGTAAAAGAATACAATATTCATAAAATGCGTTGGGATATCGGATACGCTTTGCAGCAGGTTGCTCTGTTCCCGCACATGAATGTTGAAGAAAATATTGCGATTGTACCTGAACTGAAAAAATGGAAAAAAGAAAAAATTAATGCAAGAATTGATGAATTGTTAAATATGGTAGGCCTTGAACCTGAAAAATATCGAAAAAGAAAGCCTTCTGAATTATCTGGTGGTGAGGCACAAAGAGTTGGAATTGCAAGAGCTCTGGCCGCTGATCCGAAAATTATCCTTATGGATGAGCCTTTTAGCGCATTAGATCCAATTACTCGTGCAAGTTTACAGAAAGATGTTAAAAAGCTTCAGAAACAAATTCATAAAACAATCGTTTTTGTAACTCACGATATTGAGGAAGCATTTTTATTAGGGGATAAAATTTGTATTATTCAGGACGGAGAATTAATTCAGTCTGGAACAAAACAGGAAATAATCTCAAATCCTAAAAATGATTTTGTGAAAAAATTTATAGCTATCAAAAAGAAAGAAGGCGAAGCCCATGAATAA
- a CDS encoding MarR family transcriptional regulator yields the protein MKSNSGFYISRIKQINTRLLNKFLAQKNITAFNGEQGRILHVLWENDGISNQELSKKSGLAMSSLTTMLERMEEKNLLTRKGCPKDKRKCLLFLTDYANSLKNEYDEISEKMTKISFEGISEDERLAFEKTLENVLHNLEKAEQEFSKKQ from the coding sequence ATGAAATCAAACTCAGGATTTTATATAAGCAGGATAAAACAGATAAATACGAGACTTTTAAATAAATTTCTGGCACAGAAAAATATAACGGCATTTAACGGGGAGCAGGGAAGAATTTTACATGTGCTTTGGGAAAATGACGGAATCAGTAATCAGGAATTGTCTAAAAAATCCGGACTAGCTATGAGTTCGCTTACAACAATGCTTGAAAGGATGGAAGAAAAAAACTTATTGACCCGAAAAGGTTGCCCTAAAGATAAGCGGAAATGTTTACTTTTTTTGACAGATTATGCAAATTCTTTAAAAAATGAATATGATGAGATTTCTGAAAAAATGACTAAAATTTCTTTTGAAGGTATTTCAGAAGATGAAAGATTAGCTTTTGAGAAGACTTTAGAAAATGTTCTGCACAATCTTGAAAAGGCTGAACAGGAATTTAGTAAGAAACAATAA
- the mnmA gene encoding tRNA 2-thiouridine(34) synthase MnmA, with protein sequence MENKKVIVGMSGGIDSSVAALMLQQQGYEVIGVTLKHLPDELSENPGKTCCSLDDINDARYTCYNLGIPHYVINVVDEFKKEVMEYFVKMYNEGKTPSPCVICDEKVKIKKLVEFADKMGIRYIATGHYSKKSMNGLLMWDKENRKDQSYMLYRLNKDIVERFLFPLSEYEKPQVREIARQHGIHTHDKPDSQGICFAPDGYIPYLQKVLGNDVQKGNYVDKEGNIIGQHMGYQFYTIGQRRGLGLNLGRPFFVSEIRPETNEIVVGDFEELLIDEIEVINYKLYYELEELLDKEIIARPRFSSKGLKGKLILKDSSLHFRFNEKTHENSEGQHIVFYLNDELIGGGEIKTGK encoded by the coding sequence ATGGAAAATAAAAAAGTAATAGTCGGAATGAGCGGTGGGATAGACAGTTCAGTGGCGGCGTTAATGTTACAGCAGCAGGGATATGAAGTGATAGGGGTTACATTGAAGCATCTGCCTGATGAATTATCGGAAAATCCCGGTAAGACATGCTGTTCACTGGATGATATAAATGATGCAAGATACACATGCTATAATCTGGGAATCCCTCATTATGTTATAAATGTTGTAGATGAATTCAAAAAAGAGGTAATGGAATATTTTGTAAAAATGTATAATGAAGGGAAAACTCCTTCACCTTGTGTAATCTGTGATGAAAAGGTGAAAATAAAGAAACTGGTGGAATTTGCAGATAAGATGGGAATAAGATATATTGCGACAGGTCATTACTCGAAAAAGAGCATGAACGGACTTTTAATGTGGGATAAGGAAAACAGGAAAGATCAGTCATATATGCTTTATAGGCTTAATAAGGATATTGTGGAGAGATTTCTGTTTCCGTTATCAGAGTATGAAAAACCGCAAGTAAGGGAAATAGCACGGCAACATGGTATCCACACCCATGATAAACCTGACAGTCAAGGAATCTGTTTTGCACCGGATGGCTACATTCCTTATTTACAGAAAGTTCTTGGCAATGATGTTCAAAAGGGAAATTATGTGGATAAAGAAGGAAATATAATAGGTCAGCACATGGGATATCAGTTTTATACTATCGGACAGCGACGTGGACTGGGACTTAATTTAGGAAGACCTTTTTTCGTTTCAGAAATACGCCCGGAAACTAATGAAATTGTTGTGGGAGATTTTGAAGAACTGCTAATAGACGAGATTGAAGTGATTAATTACAAGCTGTATTATGAATTGGAAGAGTTACTGGATAAGGAAATTATCGCAAGACCAAGATTTTCATCAAAAGGGCTGAAAGGCAAACTGATTTTAAAAGATAGCTCACTGCATTTTAGATTTAATGAAAAAACGCATGAAAACTCGGAAGGTCAGCATATCGTATTTTATTTGAATGATGAATTAATCGGAGGCGGAGAAATAAAAACGGGAAAATAA
- a CDS encoding aminotransferase class IV, translated as MDFMKYAYFKNEITEFEKATVSIATHSLQYGTTCFGGVRGYYRNGKVSIFRLEDHYIRLINASKMLGFEFYISWDEFKNIVTELVKKNEIKEDFYMRPFIFCSEPRISPKKAGLTFELAIYMLPLADYVNTDNGGMKFMSSTYRKYNDAAIPTKAKAGGSYINSFLATSDAQRNGYDEALMFDDAGNVVEASVANLILIYRDKVIIPDTGSAALEGITVRSMLEILEYNGYDIQRGKIDRSMVFTADELLVTGTAMKIVYAESLDGRPIGQLDYSAKALPGKFYKLLKSEFEKIISGGHELSKKWLFEIK; from the coding sequence ATGGATTTTATGAAATATGCTTATTTTAAAAATGAAATTACTGAATTTGAAAAAGCTACAGTAAGCATAGCAACACACAGTTTACAGTATGGAACAACTTGTTTTGGAGGAGTAAGGGGATATTACAGAAATGGAAAGGTGTCTATATTCAGGCTTGAAGATCATTATATTAGATTGATTAATGCCTCTAAAATGCTGGGGTTTGAATTTTATATAAGCTGGGATGAGTTTAAAAATATTGTAACGGAACTGGTTAAGAAAAATGAAATTAAGGAAGATTTCTACATGAGACCTTTTATATTCTGCAGTGAGCCAAGAATATCGCCTAAAAAGGCAGGACTTACTTTTGAGCTGGCAATCTACATGCTTCCTCTTGCAGATTATGTAAATACAGATAATGGTGGAATGAAATTCATGAGTTCCACTTATAGAAAATATAATGATGCTGCGATTCCTACAAAGGCAAAAGCAGGAGGATCTTACATTAACTCATTCCTTGCAACAAGTGATGCACAGAGAAACGGATATGATGAAGCGCTTATGTTTGATGATGCAGGAAACGTTGTAGAAGCTTCTGTTGCAAATCTTATATTAATTTACAGGGATAAGGTAATTATACCTGATACAGGTTCGGCGGCACTTGAAGGAATTACTGTAAGGTCAATGCTGGAAATTCTTGAATATAACGGATATGATATTCAGAGGGGAAAAATCGACAGATCAATGGTGTTTACAGCTGATGAATTACTTGTGACGGGAACTGCAATGAAAATAGTATATGCAGAATCGTTGGACGGAAGACCTATAGGGCAGCTTGACTATTCAGCAAAAGCATTACCTGGAAAATTTTATAAATTACTTAAATCAGAATTTGAAAAAATAATTTCCGGAGGACATGAACTTTCTAAAAAATGGTTATTTGAAATTAAGTAG
- a CDS encoding NAD(P)/FAD-dependent oxidoreductase, which yields MKTEIAVIGGGASGMMAAITARKSGKEVVILERKDRILKKVLITGNGRCNITNVNADISNYFGKNISSVENILNSFNPQDTMDFFNGLGIMCNEENRGKVYPLSGQASSVVDALRFEAERLGVRIETEFYVRKIEKEGFKFKIYSEERKKIEAGRVIIAAGGQSYPELGSNGSGFELAKELGHSVTKLSPSIVQLKSEKHQVKGLQGIKTDVAVTAYGDNKKICTYDGELLFTDYGISGNVVFNISFVMPLYKNVEFEIDFMEKFDYNELYEILKERKKMMSHLTMENYFNGMINKKLGQFLSKVSGIEKLSKPVKDLNDSEIRKLCTVLKKYRIKILDTTGFRNAQVTAGGVSLDEVNSETLESRIVKGLYFSGEVLDVYGECGGFNLQWAWASGYIAGKNVAK from the coding sequence ATGAAAACTGAAATAGCAGTTATAGGCGGAGGAGCTTCAGGAATGATGGCGGCAATTACTGCAAGGAAATCCGGAAAAGAAGTCGTAATACTGGAAAGAAAGGACAGAATTCTGAAAAAAGTTCTGATTACAGGAAATGGTAGATGTAATATAACAAATGTGAATGCAGATATATCCAATTATTTTGGAAAAAATATTTCTTCTGTGGAAAATATATTGAACAGCTTTAATCCACAAGATACAATGGATTTTTTTAATGGACTGGGAATTATGTGCAATGAGGAAAATAGAGGGAAGGTTTATCCGCTAAGCGGACAGGCGTCTTCAGTTGTGGATGCCTTGAGATTTGAGGCTGAAAGACTGGGAGTAAGAATAGAGACAGAATTCTACGTGAGAAAGATTGAAAAGGAAGGGTTTAAGTTTAAGATTTATTCAGAAGAAAGAAAAAAGATAGAAGCAGGAAGAGTTATCATTGCGGCAGGAGGACAGTCGTATCCCGAACTTGGTTCAAATGGTTCTGGATTTGAACTGGCAAAGGAACTAGGACATAGTGTGACAAAGCTAAGTCCATCCATTGTACAGCTGAAGAGTGAAAAGCATCAGGTGAAGGGGCTTCAGGGAATAAAAACAGATGTAGCGGTTACAGCATACGGAGATAATAAAAAAATATGTACATATGACGGAGAGCTTCTTTTTACTGATTATGGAATTTCAGGGAATGTAGTATTTAATATTTCATTTGTTATGCCTTTATATAAAAATGTTGAATTTGAAATTGATTTTATGGAAAAATTTGACTATAATGAATTGTATGAAATACTGAAAGAAAGAAAGAAAATGATGTCACATCTGACAATGGAAAATTACTTTAATGGAATGATAAATAAAAAATTAGGTCAGTTTCTTTCAAAAGTATCAGGAATTGAAAAACTTTCAAAACCTGTAAAAGATTTAAATGACAGTGAAATAAGGAAACTCTGTACAGTGTTGAAAAAATACAGGATAAAAATACTGGACACAACAGGATTTAGGAATGCGCAGGTAACAGCGGGAGGAGTTTCACTCGATGAAGTAAATTCTGAAACTCTGGAATCCAGAATAGTAAAAGGACTTTATTTTTCAGGAGAAGTTCTTGATGTCTACGGAGAATGCGGAGGATTTAACTTGCAGTGGGCATGGGCTTCAGGATATATTGCCGGAAAAAATGTGGCGAAATAA
- a CDS encoding NAD(P)/FAD-dependent oxidoreductase — MLRINNIKMPINHNDGDLKKSVIKMMDISESQLKSFEITGQAIDARNKNNIIYVYAVDIELDDEEKYKDFPNVREIEKAEYIVEKMELGNRKRPVVVGSGPSGLFAALILAEAGLKPIILEQGKNVDERQKDVYSFFKNGKFNKYSNVQFGEGGAGTFSDGKLTTNTNNFRMQKIYSELILAGAEKRIAYMSKPHVGTDKLIGIMKNIRKKIESLGGEYRFQNKLISIEYENNKISKAIVEMISDNDSEREKEIYKIDADVIVLAIGHSSRDTFYMLNDKEVKMERKTFSVGVRIEHKQSMINRSQYGKFADRLPAAEYKLNAKAKNGRGVYTFCMCPGGVVVPAASEEGRLVVNGMSYSGRNLENANSAILVNVYPEDFGEGGVLAGVEFQRRLEEKAFELGGCDYKAPVQLFGDFVKNVKSEKLGKVKPSYAKGYRFANLNECFPEYINESLKEGIQQMDRKIKGFASYDTVLSAVESRSSSPVRIPRDGEMFSNIRGLIPCGEGAGYAGGIMSAAVDGVKCAEYVIKYYKNL; from the coding sequence ATGTTAAGAATAAATAATATAAAAATGCCCATAAATCATAATGACGGTGATCTTAAAAAATCAGTAATAAAGATGATGGACATAAGTGAAAGTCAGCTGAAAAGCTTTGAAATAACAGGACAGGCAATAGATGCCAGAAATAAAAACAATATAATATATGTTTATGCAGTGGATATTGAACTGGATGATGAAGAAAAATATAAAGATTTTCCTAATGTGAGGGAAATAGAAAAAGCTGAGTACATTGTTGAGAAAATGGAACTTGGAAACAGGAAACGTCCAGTAGTAGTAGGTAGCGGGCCTTCAGGGCTGTTTGCAGCTCTTATACTTGCCGAAGCAGGATTAAAGCCTATAATACTTGAACAGGGTAAAAATGTGGATGAAAGACAGAAGGATGTATACAGTTTCTTTAAAAATGGAAAATTTAATAAATATTCCAATGTCCAGTTTGGAGAAGGTGGAGCTGGAACTTTTTCCGATGGTAAACTTACGACAAATACAAACAATTTCCGTATGCAGAAAATATACTCGGAACTTATACTGGCAGGAGCTGAAAAAAGGATAGCCTACATGTCTAAGCCTCATGTTGGAACTGATAAATTAATCGGAATAATGAAAAATATAAGAAAAAAGATTGAAAGTCTTGGCGGAGAATATAGATTTCAGAATAAACTTATATCGATAGAATATGAAAATAATAAAATCTCAAAGGCAATAGTGGAAATGATATCGGATAATGATTCTGAAAGGGAAAAAGAAATATATAAAATAGATGCGGATGTTATTGTACTTGCAATAGGGCACAGTTCAAGGGATACCTTTTATATGTTAAATGATAAGGAGGTAAAAATGGAAAGAAAAACTTTTTCAGTAGGTGTAAGGATAGAACATAAACAATCCATGATAAACCGTTCACAGTATGGAAAATTTGCTGATAGACTTCCTGCGGCAGAATACAAGCTGAATGCGAAGGCGAAAAATGGAAGAGGGGTCTACACATTCTGTATGTGCCCGGGAGGGGTTGTTGTTCCTGCAGCAAGCGAAGAAGGAAGACTTGTTGTAAATGGAATGAGTTATTCAGGAAGAAACCTTGAAAATGCCAATTCTGCTATTTTAGTAAATGTATATCCGGAAGACTTTGGAGAAGGTGGAGTTCTTGCCGGAGTTGAGTTCCAGAGAAGACTGGAAGAAAAGGCCTTTGAGCTGGGTGGATGTGATTATAAGGCTCCTGTCCAGCTGTTTGGGGATTTTGTGAAAAACGTAAAATCTGAAAAACTTGGGAAAGTAAAACCGAGCTATGCAAAAGGATATAGATTTGCCAATCTGAATGAGTGCTTTCCAGAATATATAAATGAATCACTGAAAGAAGGGATTCAGCAGATGGATAGGAAAATAAAGGGATTTGCCAGTTATGATACAGTTTTATCTGCTGTAGAGAGCAGAAGTTCATCTCCTGTCAGAATTCCTAGAGATGGAGAAATGTTTTCAAATATTAGAGGACTTATTCCATGCGGTGAAGGAGCAGGATATGCAGGTGGCATAATGTCGGCTGCTGTAGATGGTGTTAAATGTGCCGAGTATGTTATAAAATATTATAAAAACTTATAA
- a CDS encoding Xaa-Pro peptidase family protein: MEKRTEKLTKLLDELNLDALFLTDLYNLRYFAGFTGTTGVGLATRKGNFFYSDFRYRSQAEAQVTKMGFEFVEVSRGSLKFVGEHAEKLGLKKIGFEDHNVTFSSYQTLKEVFKAELVPIGDKITYVRMIKSDEEIGFIKKAIEISDVAFSEALKIIKEGVSEKEIAGYMEYIQRKLGAEDRSFETILASGVRSAMPHGVASDKKIQKEEFITMDFGAYYNGYVSDMTRTVYYGNNITEKHKEIYNLVLEAQILGINTIKEGIMSDDVDKVVRNFLTEKGYGKEFGHGLGHGIGLEIHELPYLSSVTHIELKENMVVTSEPGLYFDGWGGVRIEDDVVVKKDGREVLNKSNKELIIIEAK, from the coding sequence ATGGAAAAAAGAACTGAAAAATTGACAAAATTATTGGATGAATTGAATTTGGACGCATTATTTCTTACGGATTTGTATAATCTGAGATATTTTGCGGGATTCACAGGAACGACAGGAGTAGGTCTTGCCACTAGAAAAGGAAATTTTTTCTATTCGGATTTTAGATATAGAAGTCAGGCTGAGGCTCAAGTTACTAAGATGGGATTTGAATTTGTGGAAGTTTCGAGAGGCTCTTTAAAATTTGTAGGTGAGCATGCTGAAAAACTGGGATTGAAAAAAATAGGGTTTGAAGATCACAACGTGACATTTTCATCGTATCAGACATTAAAAGAAGTATTTAAAGCTGAACTTGTTCCCATAGGAGATAAAATAACGTATGTAAGAATGATAAAATCTGATGAAGAAATTGGATTTATCAAAAAAGCAATAGAAATAAGTGATGTTGCGTTCAGTGAAGCATTAAAGATAATAAAAGAAGGTGTTTCTGAAAAGGAAATAGCCGGATACATGGAATATATTCAAAGAAAATTAGGTGCAGAAGACAGGTCGTTTGAAACAATTCTGGCAAGTGGTGTAAGATCTGCAATGCCTCATGGAGTTGCATCGGATAAGAAAATCCAGAAGGAAGAATTTATTACAATGGATTTTGGAGCGTATTATAATGGATATGTTTCAGATATGACAAGAACAGTTTATTATGGAAACAACATTACTGAAAAACATAAGGAAATATATAATCTTGTCCTTGAAGCACAGATTCTTGGAATTAATACTATAAAAGAGGGAATAATGTCAGATGATGTTGATAAAGTTGTAAGAAATTTCCTGACTGAAAAAGGCTATGGAAAAGAATTCGGACATGGACTTGGACATGGAATAGGACTGGAAATTCATGAATTGCCATACTTATCTTCAGTTACTCATATAGAATTAAAAGAAAATATGGTTGTCACTTCAGAACCTGGACTTTATTTTGACGGATGGGGTGGAGTAAGAATTGAAGATGATGTTGTAGTCAAAAAAGATGGAAGGGAAGTTCTGAATAAAAGTAACAAGGAACTGATAATAATAGAAGCAAAATAG
- a CDS encoding CPBP family intramembrane glutamic endopeptidase, whose product MQKTLTKNNVKKDISLILCIIYFCYLIFKIFIQKEIIRTDNSILKTMYFFRIDKLLFCVPIFYYFIKTNKENRYFKVNKKLNIADIITYFALIFWINLFLNLIILFAINIEGQKFTVQRPIYTDIIYAICIAPILEEVVFRGVLMTNLKKYGIKTAIVISSLFFGISHYNIYMIIPAFFIGIVLACVSYKYSIKYSVLLHILMNIAANMSKIIFVLKGEKNIVYLLGTISMSLSVLCLIFFIIGLKRKNYQDVFFSFKLNNVKIGKIWLSF is encoded by the coding sequence ATGCAGAAAACATTAACAAAAAATAATGTAAAAAAAGATATTTCTTTAATTTTATGTATAATATATTTTTGTTATCTTATATTTAAAATATTTATTCAAAAAGAAATAATAAGAACAGATAACAGTATATTGAAAACAATGTATTTTTTCAGAATAGATAAATTATTATTTTGTGTTCCAATTTTTTATTACTTCATTAAAACTAATAAAGAAAACAGATATTTTAAAGTGAATAAAAAATTGAATATAGCAGATATCATTACATATTTTGCATTGATTTTCTGGATAAATCTTTTTTTAAATCTCATAATTTTATTTGCAATTAACATTGAGGGGCAGAAATTTACAGTACAGAGACCTATATATACAGATATAATTTATGCAATATGTATAGCACCTATTTTAGAAGAAGTTGTATTTCGTGGTGTTCTGATGACAAATTTAAAAAAATATGGAATTAAAACAGCTATAGTCATTAGTTCATTATTTTTTGGAATATCTCATTATAATATATACATGATTATTCCGGCATTTTTTATAGGTATTGTATTAGCTTGTGTTTCATATAAATATTCTATAAAGTATTCTGTTTTATTGCATATATTGATGAATATAGCTGCTAATATGTCTAAAATTATATTTGTCTTAAAAGGAGAAAAGAATATAGTTTATCTTTTAGGGACAATTTCTATGTCGCTATCTGTATTATGTTTGATTTTCTTTATAATTGGACTGAAAAGGAAAAATTATCAGGATGTATTCTTCTCTTTTAAATTAAACAATGTGAAGATAGGGAAAATATGGTTATCTTTTTAA
- a CDS encoding YfcC family protein, with the protein MGGFLGVITETGALDIGIASVIKKNKGKEKRLIPLLMILFAIGGTTYGMAEETIAFYPLLIPIMIGVGFDTVTAVAVILVGSQIGCLASTVNPFATGVASDTAGISIADGIVWRLVFLVVMLAISILYVYRYATKIEKNPEKSFVYSQRKEDLEFFKIPENSSTMTKKQLYILWIFILTFFIMILSLIPWGDFGIKIFEQFNDALLGLPVIGGLFRHAAPFGTWYFSEITMLFFVSSVLIGVVYGMSEDKFLEVFLKGSADLIGVALICAVSRGIQIIMNDGLITATILHWGEIGLKGLSPQLFITLTYLFYLPMSFLIPGTSSLAGATMGLLGPMAEFVHVRSHLVITAFQAASGVLNLFTPTSGVVMGALAIARIDIIVWIKFLAKLILLVIFMSTVILVIATFFY; encoded by the coding sequence ATAGGAGGTTTTCTAGGTGTAATTACTGAAACAGGAGCTTTAGATATAGGAATTGCTTCTGTCATCAAGAAAAATAAAGGAAAAGAAAAAAGGCTTATTCCTCTATTGATGATACTTTTTGCCATTGGAGGAACTACATATGGAATGGCTGAAGAAACTATTGCTTTCTATCCTCTTCTTATTCCAATCATGATAGGAGTAGGATTTGATACAGTCACTGCAGTTGCTGTTATTTTAGTAGGTTCACAAATTGGATGTCTGGCATCTACTGTAAATCCATTTGCCACAGGAGTTGCCTCAGATACTGCAGGTATTAGTATTGCTGATGGTATAGTATGGAGACTCGTATTTTTGGTGGTAATGCTTGCAATCTCTATCTTGTATGTATACAGATATGCCACTAAAATAGAAAAAAATCCTGAAAAATCATTTGTCTATTCTCAAAGAAAAGAAGATCTTGAATTCTTTAAGATACCTGAAAACTCCTCAACAATGACTAAGAAACAGCTTTATATATTATGGATTTTTATCTTGACTTTCTTTATAATGATACTAAGCCTAATTCCATGGGGAGATTTCGGTATAAAAATATTTGAACAGTTTAATGATGCTTTGCTTGGATTGCCAGTTATTGGAGGTCTTTTTAGACACGCAGCTCCTTTTGGAACATGGTATTTCTCAGAAATTACAATGCTTTTCTTCGTTTCTTCAGTATTAATAGGTGTCGTTTACGGGATGTCTGAAGATAAGTTTTTAGAAGTATTTTTAAAAGGATCGGCAGATTTAATAGGTGTTGCATTAATATGTGCCGTATCACGTGGTATTCAAATAATTATGAATGATGGACTTATAACTGCAACTATTCTTCATTGGGGGGAAATAGGACTTAAGGGACTTTCTCCACAGTTGTTTATAACTCTTACATATTTATTCTACTTACCTATGTCTTTCCTAATTCCAGGTACATCAAGTCTTGCAGGAGCAACAATGGGGCTTCTTGGTCCTATGGCAGAATTTGTCCATGTAAGATCTCATCTTGTTATCACTGCATTTCAGGCTGCTTCTGGAGTACTAAATTTATTCACTCCAACATCCGGTGTAGTAATGGGAGCTCTTGCAATTGCACGTATAGATATTATTGTATGGATTAAATTCCTTGCAAAACTTATTTTACTGGTTATTTTTATGAGTACTGTAATTCTTGTAATTGCAACTTTCTTTTATTAG